From Mauremys reevesii isolate NIE-2019 linkage group 10, ASM1616193v1, whole genome shotgun sequence, the proteins below share one genomic window:
- the LOC120373572 gene encoding glucagon receptor-like, giving the protein MRGVFCSLYSWMLVHLAWMCLLSSMQHCRAKVLEKTFEEWMRYRDECLKKLANEPYPTGLYCNRTFDMYACWPDGSPGSTINVSCPFYLPWFEKVKYGLVSRKCGLDGQWVMVNGTQPWRDYSQCEEEMESTMEEEGARRLMVSFKVLYTVGYALSLLALVSALLILTIFRKLRCTRNYIHANLFASFGLRAISVIVKDALLEKRWGMEILHVSDWEALLSNEAAVGCRVAQVMMQYCILANHYWFLVEAVYLYKLLIGAVFSEKNYYMLYLYLGWGTPVVFVVPWLAAKYLKENAECWALNENMAYWWIIRIPILLASLINLLIFMRILKVILAKLRANQKGYADYKLRLAKATLTLIPLFGIHEVVFIFATDEQTTGILRYIKVFFTLFLNSFQGFLVAVLYCFANKEVKSEMKKKWQLWKLDHPALCCTQ; this is encoded by the exons CGAAAGTTCTGGAGAAGACCTTCGAGGAGTGGATGAGATACCGGGACGAGTGCTTGAAGAAGCTGGCAAATGAGCCATACCCCACAG GGCTCTACTGCAACCGGACGTTCGACATGTACGCCTGCTGGCCAGATGGGAGCCCAGGCAGCACCATCAACGTCTCCTGTCCTTTCTACCTGCCATGGTTCGAGAAAG TGAAATACGGGCTAGTGAGCCGCAAGTGCGGGCTGGATGGGCAGTGGGTGATGGTGAACGGCACGCAGCCATGGAGGGACTACTCCCAGTGCGAGGAGGAGATGGAGTCCACCATGGAGGAG GAAGGGGCCCGCCGGCTGATGGTGAGTTTCAAGGTGCTCTACACGGTGGGATACGCGCTGTCGCTCCTGGCATTGGTCTCCGCCCTGCTCATCCTCACCATCTTCAG GAAACTCCGCTGCACCCGCAACTACATACACGCAAACCTCTTTGCCTCCTTTGGGCTGCGGGCCATCTCGGTGATTGTCAAAGATGCGCTGCTGGAGAAGCGGTGGGGCATGGAAATCCTGCATGTGTCCGACTGGGAAGCACTGCTGAGCAATGAG GCTGCAGTTGGCTGCCGGGTGGCTCAAGTCATGATGCAATACTGCATTCTAGCCAATCACTACTGGTTTCTGGTGGAAGCTGTCTACCTGTACAAACTTCTGATTGGAGCGGTGTTTTCCGAGAAGAACTACTACATGCTCTACCTGTACCTAGGCTGGG GAACCCCCGTGGTGTTCGTGGTGCCGTGGCTGGCGGCCAAATACCTGAAGGAGAATGCAGA GTGCTGGGCTCTGAATGAGAACATGGCCTACTGGTGGATCATCAGGATTCCCATCCTGCTGGCATCCCTG ATCAACCTGCTGATCTTCATGAGGATTCTCAAGGTGATCCTGGCCAAGCTGCGCGCCAACCAGAAAGGCTACGCAGACTACAAGCTCCG GCTGGCCAAGGCCACGCTGACCCTCATCCCCCTCTTCGGGATCCACGAGGTGGTCTTCATCTTTGCCACGGACGAGCAGACCACAGGCATCCTGCGTTACATCAAAGTCTTCTTCACGCTGTTCCTCAACTCTTTCCAG GGTTTCCTGGTTGCCGTGTTGTACTGTTTTGCCAATAAAGAG GTGAAGTCAGAAATGAAGAAGAAATGGCAGCTCTGGAAGCTTGACCATCCGGCGCTCTGCTGCACACAGTGA